Genomic window (Oenanthe melanoleuca isolate GR-GAL-2019-014 chromosome 1A, OMel1.0, whole genome shotgun sequence):
gaactCGCCCACACAGCCTGGCTCAACTCAGTGCAAGGAGAAGCAGTGTGTTGGCTGTAGAAAGCTCTGTATCTCAAAATTAATTTGCCTGTGGTTCTGCTGACACCTTCTGATTATGCTGTTCTCCCAGTAAAAGAAAGGGTGTGCTGAAATCAATTTCCCACCCCCTATTCCACTGCAGATAGAAGACAAAAGATATATTGCTAATTAAAATGTTCTAATCTGCTGGAAAGCAGTTTTGTAGGATTGATTTGAATAAAAACTGATGATGCAGCCCCCTCAGATCACTGGGAAACGACCTCTCTATTATGAAGTCCCAGAATAACACAGCCAAGCAATCTTGATTTCCCAATATCTGTCAAAGGAAGAACTTCTTAGTTAGTTACAGCATATAATATGGATATTCCTGAAATGTCCTCTGCTTAATGAACAGCTGATATTGGCTAACCTCACAGAAATAAGAGAGAATTAGTACCAGCTGCAAAATGCATTCACTGGATAGTGAAACTGGCAGTTGGTATTATGCctgctataaatatttttaattaaaaattgttttctgtctcttcaaTTGGTATAATAGCGATAATGCTTACTGAGAGTTACTGAAGATGTAATAGGATTCCCCTTCGTGTATAGCAGAGCTATTTATTCTGCTGTAATATTGCTATAGTGGAAATCTGCATAATAATGTCCAGATTCTAGTGCAAGAGAAAAATAGACTGCGGGAGTGTTTCAGAATAAGGCACATGAGCAGGCAAATTCCTAAATAAAAACCATGCTCAGACTCTGCTTTCTCAGGTATGActtagaaattattatttaaaattatattaaaaacctttgtggggggagagggggaattTTCAGCTTCAACCCACAGCCCTGGAGTATTGTATGCCTGTAAGAACAGGTTTTCTCTTTGCATGCTTACAGAGAGCAGTACAGCAGATCctcttgtgctgctctggcacagatGCCCTGGCAGCCAGATAGGGGTTGGGGGTGCTTCTCCTGCCCTCATTCAGAAAGGACCATCCCCTTTGCCCttgtgcaggggctgggagaggcacTGGCAGAGGGGACtcttcagtgctgcagcagacCCGAGCCTCTGGGCACCTGGTCTCCACTTGGTGCTCTACTGCCATGACCACCCACAGGTGATGAGGGACACCTCCTCCTTCAGGGAGTCAAGAGGCATTAGACCAGCTAtgctggcaggcacagcccatGTTAGTCATTACCTAAATAGGATGGACGACAGCTGGAGAAATCTGTTAGCTGTCCCTACTGGGCCTTTGGGAACTTGTGCCTGCTCTCCACACTGTGTGGGAGACTTTCTAAAGCTGATGGGACCAGTTGCTTTCTCATCCCCACTTGACTCTCTACCCCTCTGAGGCTTTGGACCAGTATAATGATATAGGCATTTTCTCCTCAAGCCCTGCCTTCATCCTCCCCAACTCCCAATACACCTATCCCTGACCAGCATTCACCTTCACTCTGGTTTTTAGTCTCCTCTGCATATCTCAGAGGTCCTGGTGCAGCTTGCCTTGGTCTGGTGTTTACTTTCTGACAATTCCCAGAGGCTCAAGTCAAGACAAAAGCCTCATTCTGTCAATCACTGTATGAATACAAGATTAGGCACATTCCCTGCTCTAAAGACCTTTTGATCTAAAcctgctggttttatttcatgACACTAAATTCCTTTCCCAGTTTGGCTCTTCTCATCCTTTTCTTACCCCTAAACTGACAGCAATTTTATTGCAAGCAAGTAATTTCCCAGACAAAGTTATGGTCTCTTTTACCAATAGGTTCTTCCTTCTTATTATGAGTTCTTTCTGCCACaaatttgctttgctttgctatTCCAGCCAGTCCTTTAAGATGCATTTATGGTTTACAgtccttttccagctccttgctACTCCTAGGGTTCAGCAGGTACTgtcctctctgctctctttcAAGGGGAAAGATGAACTCTGCTTGCTGGGGCATTTCCCAAGCTCTCCACAGAGaatgcagcagccctgctgcagtgtgcccctgcctggctgggttTGCAATGGACACCAACACCATCATCAGTGAGCACCTCTGTAGATCAGTGGATTCCGAAGCAAAgaggagcaaaacaaaactagaGGAGTGACTCACACCAGTGCCCAGTGAGATaaaggaagggagagagggaaacaGAGAAATGACACCACGACCTCATCCGCCTGAGGGCACAGGGGTCATGTTAGCCagggaatgaaataaaatggacTTTTCtgagggtggctgggcagggggagtttctgtttgattattttaattcttccaGACTCCCTCCAAGGGTCAGGGCACCTAATTTTACTCCAATAATGAAAGTACTCTATTATGAAAAAGGACAAcacatgattatttttttctccatccaATCCAATGAATTGGTTTTTGCAGCAAGTGTGAATGCTATTTTGACCACTTGACAGGTTTTCTATGAAATACCTGATAATTTAAGAGCCTGTTACACCAGGAGAAAATCTCACTCGCCTCTGTGCCTGTTTCTTGCCCTGTTGTAAACTAAAAGAATTAAGAACACCCTAAGCCAAgataaattagaaaaacaatTCTCCAGTTATTTGAATCAAAAGGCAGTATTGATTATTTAATTACATAGAAATGATCCAGATGCTTAGCATTTACTACAGATTAATGACTGTCCCAGAGCAGTTAATGGCCCTTCTTGCTGCCATCAACAAAAGCTGCTTATTAATCCCTGGAAAATGGCTTGCATAACAATCATAACCTGCTGTTAAAAGTTTATAAATAGATAAAAGTGTCACATGGATTTACGAGTGCTAAGGCTGAATGGGATCTGTGTGGCACTTCTAGCAAATGAATGCCATGTGCATGAGCTCATCTGATTGCTTGAATTATCACAAAATCCCAAGTTGCTCTTTTGGATTGGAAAATGGCACGTAAGAAAGTGCCAAGTGGCTGGAGTCCTATCTACTGACTAGGAAATAATTACTTTGCTGCATAATAAAGAGGCACCTTCCTTCTAACAGCAGTGTTCTGCCCTTTTTATCGTATAAGGGAGGCTGTGCTGTTTCATTCCCCACCAGATGAGCAGTAGCTGGTTATTGCATTTGAGCTGTGAATAGTAAAAATTATATACACATGCCATTGTCTGCAAAAGCAAGGAAGGTCTGTGTGAGCATCTTGTTCCTGTTAAGAATTTAGGGAAGTGGCTTCCCTGTATCCAGCCAGACCGCAGACACTGAGGTAAGAGGACAGATGAGAAATTACTGTCTCCTTCAAAGAATCAGACAGAAGGGGACCTGATGGTCCTTCTCAAATCACACCTTCCAAGCCTGATAGCATTACTGCTTCTACTTTCTGTTATTGCCAGTGTATCTGTCTTGACTGGGCAAAGACACGCTTCAGTGCAGCACTGGACCACAGAGGGtggaaaaaaagccacaggGCCCCTGTCCCATGTTCCTTACCCACACACCATTCATTCACCCCAGCACAGAGGCTCAGGGGCTCAGTgaccccctgcagcagcagctggccaaggggctgggatgcaggagaggagaggcacATGAGTAAGCTGTCACTGCCGCTCAGAGGGGTGGGATGTACACGTGGAGACTGCACTTCTCAGGAGCTTGgcaggctggaggctgcagcctgtAATTCTTCTTCACACTCTCAACACGCTATGGACTGCAGCCTCTACCTCTCTCATCCCATCGGGACCTTACTGCCATTTCTTTGGTGGGCTGCACCACAGGAGTCGTCAGACATTAAACAAGAGCAGAACCAAACTAATCATCCTCCCTCAAACTCTTTCCAGCCCGTGGCCAGGTTTCAGTGAGAGCAATCTGTGCGCTTCACTGCACCGCGCCGCCTCCCCAGGGCCCCCGGCGCTCCCTCCACCGCCGGGTGCCTTAGTCGTGTGCTCAAAGGCTGACCGgcacacagccccagagcctcCGTGTCCAAGAGCCGAGGCAAATTCGCCTCCCTGCGCTCGTCCGGGGCACGGAACCTTCCAAGGTCAATGGCATTCGGCATCCCAAGCCCGGTGCCGGGCGGGCAGGCTCTGCGGGCGGCGGGGGAGCACATTCCGCACCGCCGCCATGGCTCCCTCCGGAGCCGTCGCCCCGCGGAGGCTCGGCCCCGTGCGGGAGGCTCGGCCCCGTGAGGGGGGCTCGGCCCCGTGAGGGAGGCTCGGTCCCGTGAGGGAGGCACGGCCCCGTGCGGGAGGCACGGTCCCGTGAGGGAGGCTCGGCCCCGTGAGGGAGGCTCGGCCCCGTGAGGGAGGCACGGCCCCGTGAGGGAGGCATGGTCCCGTGAGGGAGGCTCGGTCCCGTGAGGGAGGCTCGGCCCCGTGAGGGAGGCACGGCCCCGTGAGGGAGGCACGGCCCCGTGCGGGAGGCTCGGCCCCGTGAGGGAGGCTCGGCCCCGTGAGGGAGGCACGGCCCCGTGAGGGAGGCACGGTCCCGTGAGGGAGGCACGGTCCCGTGAGGGAGGCTCGGCCCCGTGAGGGACGCTCGGCGTGGCGCGGCGGCCGGTGCCATCTAGCGGGATCGGGCACGGACAGCCTGCCTTCCCTCCCACAGCGCCCTCTGCCAGCCTCCCCTGCCCGCTCCTTTCCCCTGGCCGGGAGCCGCTTCCGCTCCCCGCCTGCAGGATGCTGGCGGACGGGAATTCAGATGGATGGTTGAAAGCTCGCAGCAGCTCGGTGTCAGGCCTGCGGACGGAAAGGACCCTGCGAGTCCGCAAAGGGCGGCCGAGGGAAAACTGCAGCCACGTCCGAAGGAAAGCTTTTGGGAGGCTTAAAACGGATTTTAAAGTTAGTATTTTACTTAGGTATAGATCAGGTGATAGAAATCTCTTTCTCATCATTTAGGTAATTAAACATCGTTTTGATGAACACCTGCCAAAGACAACACTGTGCTGCCCCAGGGTGTTCTTGCTCTTAAAGGTCTCCTCCAGTTTTTCACCCTATCggcttttcatatttttcatattttttttcaagagagcGGAGAGGCACATTCTTGCTCTTTCACTGAAGGAAATGCTCAGCTACAGGTATAGGACGGAGGACGCAGAGCATCCCTCAGAAAACCTTAAATTACTTATTTATTAACCAGATTCATCAGCTGAATAGTAGGTTattcagctgaaaaagcagGCCTCACTTTTCTTTAGTTCGGAGCACCGAAGTACCCGCGGCATTCCCGCAGGTTTTCGGGCGCAGTCCGGCCGGGCCGTCCCGCCCCGGGGACGGGCGGAGTTCCGGCGGCagcgcgcggccccgccccttcCGGCGCGCGCGCGGACATGGCGGCCGTGccccaggaggaggaggccgGGCCCGCGCCGGGCCCCAAGcgcagagaaaagcagaggaacaagaacaagaagaaagCGGCGCCAGGTGGGGCGGGAcgcggggccgtgcggggctGGCGGCTCCACGGGAGGGCCATGGGGCGCTGCGGAGGGTAGAGGCGGCGGGTGGGTGcctgtgtgtggtgtggtgtgcCCGCCCGCCAGGTACTCGGCCTCCTCGCCTCAGTCTGTGCCTTGTTCTCTGTAATACACGTTCATAATCATCTTGTATATACCCGAGCAACAGCGCATATCTCAGCTGCGGATTTCTtagcttcttttcctttttaataacaGTTGATGAATCTGAACTCCTCACTGTGCCAGATGGATGGAAAGAGCCAGCCTTTACAAGAGAGGATAATCCCAAAGGGCTGCTGGAAGAAAGCAGTTTTGCAACACTGTTCCCGAAGTATAGAGAAGCCTACTTGAAAGAATGCTGGCCACTTGTCCAGAAAGCTTTGGGTGAACATGTATGAATTCTTAATAATTGTGATACTGCACGTATCCTTTAGGGACATACAGGTCTTACTTTAGCTAAAAAAACTAGTGCAAGCTGCTTTTCTCATACTATATTTGTACATTTCTACTGtgcttgcattttgaattaTCAGTGTCATATTTTGTCATCAAAATTGGTGAAGAACTGTGTAGCCAGACTTCACAAATCTTTACAAATATTGTCAGCAAAGTATTTGCAGCAGCAAATACCTCATCATCCAGGCACTGACAGCTTTGTTGTGCTTGAATTCAGGGAGATGACAGAAGTGGTGCTTTGGGCCTTGTGACACATATGCAATCTGGGTTTTGtctcttgtgtgtgtgtgaattttCTTGAACTAAAAATCACTTAAGAAATTTTGTGAAGTAGATCTACATTCTGTTAGTTAACTGCTTACTGCCAAAACTGAATTGTGATATTGATCTGGTGTTTCTTTCCAAATACTGCAGTATGTGAACGCAGCGCTGGATCTAATTGAAGGAAGCATGACTGTCACTACTACTAAGAAGACTTTTGATCCATATGCAATCATTAGGGCCAGAGACTTAATAAAACTTCTGGCAAGAAGTGTTCCATTTGAGCAGGTCTGTAATAAATCCTGAAAATTTTAATCCATCATAATGCTTATATTTTGTCTTAAATTCTATCATAATACTTAAACAATACTAAGTTTTAAAAATGCGGGACTTGCATGTGAgtcaagtaaaataaaatatatatttaaagtaaatatttctgaaagtaAGGGGAGAAGAATAAACTGAAGTATTCTCTTGACTCTTGTGAGTAATGCATTTGAATTCAGATGATATTGCCTGCATCTTTTTAGGCAGTTCGTATCCTTCAGGATGATGTTGCATGTGACATCATTAAGATAGGCTCTCTGGTGAGGAAGAGAGAGACTTTTATAAAAAGAAGAGCACGGCTTCTTGGGCCAAAAGGATCTACTCTGAAGGTATTTCCTATAGGTGTAGTAACCAGATAATACTGAGACCCAAATTTGTGTCAGGATTATActaatttcatttcttcttttggtGTAGGCTCTGGAACTGTTAACAAACTGTTATATTATGGTGCAAGGCAACACTGTTTCAGCTCTTGGACCCTTTAGTGGGCTAAAAGAGGTAAGATGAGATAGATGAGCCCTTGGTGTAGCAAACACAAACTTCTATGCCCAGCTCAAGGATGGGCAATACACAAAATCTGGCAACCTCAGCCGTGTGTTAGTAAGCTACATTTGCATCAATGTCCATAGCATTATCATCTAAGCTGCTGAATTTTTAGACTCTAAGATCTTTCtgtttggaagaaaaagcatCTATATGTGTTTTAATAACTATGTGGGAGAAGAATGCTTGTCAAAAAAAGTTCCTCATGACACCAAAAGATCCATAGTAGCATGAATATAATATAATGTTTGTGGGGCCTGCTGGAGTCTGTTAGAAGCATGACAATATTATTGGCAGTTTTGAACTGCTGTTCCTTCCAGTTAAGCCTCTGCTTTACCTTTTTTAAAGGCtagactcaatgatcttggaggtcttctCCAACCTTGatgtttctgtaattttaagTCTTACTACTTCGGGGAGACAGAGGTGGGGAGAGGAAGCATGATACTTTATAGCTGATATTTTAATTGATTAGCATGTGAAATACTTGCTGAgttttatgttatttttcttttgtattcaATACAGGTTAGAAAAGTTGTTCTGGACACAATGAAGAACATACATCCCATATATAACATCAAGGTTAGCGTGGTCCACTGTGCATATTCATTTACAAGAAAATACTATTTCTTCCCAGAGGGTTGTATATTATTAACTTACATGTTTCTGTGTGGTAATCTATTTTTGAGAATATCTGTAGTGTGCTGCTTTATAAAAACCACTGACTTTGATAGCCATCATTTTACTAGGACACATTGCCATAACAGCATTATGGCAGTATCTGCAAAATCAAAGGAAAAGTGTGTATAAACTTTCCCCTTTGATTGTTGGCTTGACACTTGCTCATTTAAACTGAAGCACCTTCTCCAATGCATTCTGTCCCTGTTTTGAGACATCTTTCTGGTTCTGTTGTTCATAATTAAGCCCCTCTGCTCTTACTGAAGTGAGATGTGGAAGGTTTGGATGTAGCCTATTTCCTGTAAGAAAGTCTACTGAAGCTTCTGTTTTGGATCTCTTGACTTCTACTGTAatactcttttttaaaataacttctttgTGATGTTCTGAAACTACTGAAGACTTTGATGATCAAAAGGGAATTAGCAAAAGATCCTGAACTGAGGACACAAAGTTGGGAAAGATTTTTGCCTAAATTCAAGCGGAAGAACTTGAAAAAACGCAAGGAgcccaagaagaaaaatactaagAAGGAGTACACACCATTCCCACCTCCACAGCCAGAAAGTCAGGTCAGTTGAAACTTTATTTGGTTTTGCAGGAATATAGCACACCTGAAATTGTGTTCATAAAAAGAAATGGGGATACTTTTTCTGCCATGGTTTGATACCCTGATATTACACATCTGGGTTATAATGCATAATTAACTAAGGCTTCTTGCTGCTTGCCTTACACAGATTGATAAAGAATTGGCAAGTGGTGAATACTTCTtgaaagaaagacagaagaaacGCAAGCAAATGGAAGAGATAAAGGTAAAGCTGTACTAATCCAGAGTCCAGTTAAAAAGCATTTGATTGCTGACTTGgaatctgatttctttttttttttatttttttgccctGTGGTATTGCTACTTGACCCTTTTATTGGTAACTTCAGGCAAAGCAAGCAGATGCAGTCAAGAGaagacaagaagaaagaaataaagcttttatCCCACCAAAGGAAAAGCCAGTTGTGAAAAAGAAAGGTAAccattttttgtgtgttctaAAACCTTCTGTTGTCAATTTCTAGGCTGAGTGATTTTGCAAATACAGCCTAGAGAAAAGAAAGGTCAtgcaaaaaaaatcttggtGGTAAGATCCATGCTCAGAGTTGCCAGGAACAGCAGAAAGATCATCTAGCCAATAATTCCATACCTATAAAATCGCAGTTCTCCATGTAAGAGTCAATCTGAATTGGTTTTTCTAGCTTCAtcaatttttgtctttcagtttTACAGTGAAGCTGCCATGAGACTTTTATAATGAAGTAAACAGACAGCAGTACTTGAAACACTTAATGACAACTTTGGTACAAAATAGGGTAAATAGCTTTTCTAAAGGTTAAAGTAAAACCACAGTATGGGCAGAGTAAGAGCTTATGTTCtcaaatgatttattttttaatgcactaCAGAAGTAAGTCTTTAGTTCTCACTGATTATGGTTTATATTCATAGTATTAAATATACTATTAGTTATACTACCTACATATTATTACACTATATATTACACACTTTCTTATGAACTTTAAAGCTTGTGTTTTGTAGCATTGATACAGTACTTTCTTTTGTTGTGATGGCAGTAAATTTCCAGTGATCCTGTTGTTTGCACTGTGTCTCAATTATGGTGCTTTTCTagctgctgtgtgttttgaGCTGAAATCTTTCAGTCTTCCAAGGACAGATGACAGGAGAAGTTTGTATGGTACCCACCATTAGATTCAGGAATTAACTGTGCGAGGTGGTGGAGttaccatccctggatgtggcatttggtgCCATGGTgtagttgaggtgttagggcatgcgttggacttgatggtcttgaaggtctcttccaacctagtcattctgtgaattctgaGATAGGAAAGTTAGATCCCAACTCATGACTACTTGTgctcaaaagagaaaataccaTCACGTGTGTGAACATAAGAGTAGGTTATTCACATTACTCAGCACCACATGTTTAACTTCAGTAC
Coding sequences:
- the KRR1 gene encoding KRR1 small subunit processome component homolog: MAAVPQEEEAGPAPGPKRREKQRNKNKKKAAPVDESELLTVPDGWKEPAFTREDNPKGLLEESSFATLFPKYREAYLKECWPLVQKALGEHYVNAALDLIEGSMTVTTTKKTFDPYAIIRARDLIKLLARSVPFEQAVRILQDDVACDIIKIGSLVRKRETFIKRRARLLGPKGSTLKALELLTNCYIMVQGNTVSALGPFSGLKEVRKVVLDTMKNIHPIYNIKTLMIKRELAKDPELRTQSWERFLPKFKRKNLKKRKEPKKKNTKKEYTPFPPPQPESQIDKELASGEYFLKERQKKRKQMEEIKAKQADAVKRRQEERNKAFIPPKEKPVVKKKASTEKKIDIEAIKEKVKNAKKKKLGALPEEEVKLKMAADEKKKKKKK